Proteins from one Triticum aestivum cultivar Chinese Spring chromosome 7A, IWGSC CS RefSeq v2.1, whole genome shotgun sequence genomic window:
- the LOC123152864 gene encoding probable protein phosphatase 2C 37, translating into MARAAGESGANPAMALEEGEVQFSPLLSGYYASLEESDEKGLRPFFCAWADGSPMHFFAVFDGHGGLKLSALCREQMHAILVEELAGPENEEEAECHAWEAVLNRSFERADALGMGLSESGWPVMGCTAVVALLVRGSILVANCGDSRAVLCRAYGAIPF; encoded by the exons ATGGCCAGGGCCGCCGGCGAGTCGGGAGCCAACCCCGCCATGGCCTTGGAGGAAGGTGAGGTCCAGTTCTCACCCCTCTTGTCCGGGTACTACGCATCCTTGGAGGAGTCAGACG AGAAGGGGCTGCGCCCGTTCTTCTGCGCCTGGGCCGACGGCTCGCCCATGCATTTCTTTGCCGTCTTCGACGGCCACGGCGGCCTCAAG CTGTCAGCCCTGTGCAGGGAACAGATGCACGCCATCTTGGTGGAGGAGCTCGCCGGCCCGGAAAATGAAGAAGAGGCGGAGTGTCATGCGTGGGAGGCGGTGCTGAACCGGAGCTTCGAGCGGGCGGACGCACTAGGGATGGGGTTGTCGGAATCGGGATGGCCCGTCATGGGGTGCACTGCCGTGGTGGCGCTTCTGGTCCGCGGTAGCATCCTGGTGGCCAACTGCGGCGACTCCCGCGCCGTGTTATGCCGTGCCTATGGTGCCATCCCGTTTTGA